The nucleotide sequence AAGCTGCATGAGAAAATGTCTTAGCTAAAGCAATGCAGCATTCTAATGTGACCCTTCTAGCGTCTATCGCGTCTACCTATATCTCGGTGATTTCCCATTTTGGCCGTTTCCGCTGGTTGCCTGTGGTGTGTGACCAGCGGCTTATACGTCCTTATGCGGAGCCATTCACCTTTGACTGTCCGACCGCGAATTTCTCGCCCAACGTTACCCATGCGGCCACATAACTCAGAGTACGGAACGCTTTCGGATCAGCATGGTCGCCGAATCCCTTTTGCAGTGCATGCTCAACTGCGGCCCAGTTCACAAAGCCGAGGCCCTCAACTGCCTGTCTGGTCAGGAGGGTCTCAAACATGCGGTTCAAAGGACCCCCTTTAGGCCATTTGGTTGGTGCTAGGAAAGGGTGCTTTCTCCGTCGGTAAAGCTCATCAGTAATGAATGGCCTTACCGCCTCACGTAGAATCCATTTTTCAGTAAGACTGTGAAGACCAGAGCCGGCTGTCTTCCAAAGGGGACCCTGCTTTTCTCCTTGCTTTGGCGTGGCTGTTTCGGCGGGATTGTACGATAGCTTAAGGCTGGGAGGAAGTCGGTTCACGTACTCGGCCAAGTGATGATCCAGGAAAGGGGTACGTGCCTCAACACTGTGTGCCATCTCTGTCCGGTCGCCCAGACACGACAAGAGGACATTGGCAAGACAGCTCTTATTCCACATGTACAGGGCAGTGTGCAGTGGGTGCCAGCGCCCTCGCATCTTGGCGCGAACAGAAGCTGGGTGTGATGTAATAAGCGTGGCCCGGCAGTCGAGGTCTTGGAACTTGGATTGGACCCAGGGTGCAAAGAGGCCCTGGGTGGGATGCCACGCCAGGATACTCTCAGCCATACCCCGGGCGTTCGCGTCGGAAAGCGAGGGGTGGTCGAGCCGGCCGTCGTACTGGTTAGCACCGATATTGCGCCAGATGGCTCTCATCTCGGCATCCGTTGTCTGTCTCATGGCCTCGCGAAGCTCGTTGTCAGAGCTGAGTGTCGTATCTGGCAGCGCGAGGTCTGGCTCGCAGAGAAACTCGGCAGGGAAGTAGGGATATCCAGCAAAATGCTCGTCGGCTCCTTCACCCGTGAGAACGACCTTGACACCATGATCTCGAGGTAGCTTAGACAAAGCAAACTTGGCCACGGTGTTGAGGTCAAAGTGGTGATGCTCGCAATGCCACACGGTATCGGAAAAGTCGCTTGCCAGACGTGCCTCGTTGACATCGACTTTGATGGTTTCAACCCCAAGCCATTTTGCTGTTCTTTCTGCGATACTGGACTCATCATAACCGGATTCTTCTGGGAATCGAACACTGAAGCAGGTAACTGGAGTGGTTGGTGCACGATCTCCAATTTTTACATGCTCCGTCTTTGCCAGGTGGGTGACGATACCAGCGACAGCTGACGAGTCGATGCCACCAGACAGGTAAATGCCAACTGGGACATCAGCGCGCAGCCTGAGACGAATCGAATCGACCAGCCTTTCACGAACACCTTCGACCATCTCTTCAAGCGGCCTTGTCTCGACTTTGGTCTACCATATGTTAGCACTATTCCCGCAAGAATGGCCAAACGGCGATATCCTTGATACTGACCTTATCTTCATACTCAGCGTCCCAGTATGTTTGATCTTCgatccccttctcctctgtCACCTGAAGCCAATGCCCAGGAAGGACCTTGTGGACTCCCTTGAAGAGGGTCCTGTCGTCAAGCATCCACCCACCGCTGACGATAGCACCAACGTCCCACTCGGCCTTCCATCCCAGAGGCAAAAAAGCCTTGGCCTCTGAGGCGATCAAGAGTCGATCGTTCGACACAGTCCACACCAGCGGCTTGATACCGAACCGATCGCGAGCAGCGATCACTCTTCTTTTCCCCTCACGACGATCATACAAGACGAATGCAAATTCTCCCCGCAAGTACTTGAAGAAATGAGGAGCGCCGTGGATCTTGTACAAGGCTACCACGAGTTCACTGTCGCTTTCTCCTCGAAATTGGTAGCCATACTGCTCGCGACACTCCTCCCACAGTCTATCTTGGTCGTAGATCTCCCCATTTACGACAGCATGGATGCTTCCATCATCACTGACAAGGGGTTGGGAGCCGCTGGGAGAAAGGTCGTTGATGGATAAGCGGCAGTGACCAAGGGCAATGCTGCTGTCTTGGCTGATCCAGACTCCGGCTTCATCTGGGCCACGATGATTCAGGATGTCGATGGAGGACCGAAGTTGCTTTTCAATGGGACCAGCCGAGAACGTTGAGCCATTTGTCTGAGCTGAATTGTGTGCTGGAGGAGTTTGTTTGGCGACGGCAGGCTGTGAATCAAGCCTGCCTCGCGGGAGGGCAATGCTGGCTGTGATGCCGCACATCTTCAGGTATGATACCCTAGTTGACTTTCGTGATGTATCAGTGTTTATGCTTTGTCGAAGTGTTGACTTTGGACAGCGAGAATGGTTTCTACGGCACCAGTGCATCAATCTAATCTGACCCAAAGATAACCTGGGCCTCTATTGATAACTTACATGGCTGTCGACTTACTAGTCGATGGTTAGTTTCCAGGTTCCTCATTTTAACTATCTCCGAATCAGTCAAGTTCGGCCCGGTGCCGTTTTTGGCCATGTAGCTGCTTCGCCCGCCGTTTTGATTCGCCACCGCGACAGTTTCACTACATCTACCACTAATCAACGGTAGACTGCATGCAGAAGAACTGTTTCACTCGACACCACCTTAGCAAAGTGACGATCACTAATTCTCTCTGCATCGCGAAAACACCACCACGATAGAGGCTACCGCCAAAGCTCCAGTCATGCAGCAGCAATTTAACCTCGGGACGCTCATTCAGGGGCACTGCCACGAGGTCGACATGTCCACGATGGAGACACTCGACGAGCTCAAAAGCGAATTGGGGAGGACTTTTGGATTTGTCGATGCAATGTGTGAGTCTTACGAAATTACAGCAAGGGATAATGAGATGACCGCATGTTAATTAATGTTTCATTGCAGCGATCACTTTCCATAGCCCCGCAATAGGAACGCTGACTTCTCTTGAAGAAGTCAAGTATTGTGATGGCCCGGTGGAGCTACGAGGATCCCAAGATTCATCGGTCCGCATTCCGCCCGGACCAAAGACGCTTCCTGTCGTCGGTAACCACTATGAGCTGTATCCCGACCCCCTTGGAAATTTCGACAGACTCTTTTCACGATATGGGCCCATGATCAAGACTGTAAACATGGGAACAACAACTTACCACACCAATGACCCAGAAATATCACGACACATTTTGCTCGAGGGAGAATTCTTCACCAAAGCAACATCCAACCCCTCGCACCCGTTGTACTACCTCAGCGAGCAGAATGCACTCTTC is from Podospora pseudopauciseta strain CBS 411.78 chromosome 5 map unlocalized CBS411.78m_5.2, whole genome shotgun sequence and encodes:
- a CDS encoding uncharacterized protein (antiSMASH:Cluster_2; EggNog:ENOG503NU53; COG:E; SMCOG1177:asparagine synthase), coding for MCGITASIALPRGRLDSQPAVAKQTPPAHNSAQTNGSTFSAGPIEKQLRSSIDILNHRGPDEAGVWISQDSSIALGHCRLSINDLSPSGSQPLVSDDGSIHAVVNGEIYDQDRLWEECREQYGYQFRGESDSELVVALYKIHGAPHFFKYLRGEFAFVLYDRREGKRRVIAARDRFGIKPLVWTVSNDRLLIASEAKAFLPLGWKAEWDVGAIVSGGWMLDDRTLFKGVHKVLPGHWLQVTEEKGIEDQTYWDAEYEDKTKVETRPLEEMVEGVRERLVDSIRLRLRADVPVGIYLSGGIDSSAVAGIVTHLAKTEHVKIGDRAPTTPVTCFSVRFPEESGYDESSIAERTAKWLGVETIKVDVNEARLASDFSDTVWHCEHHHFDLNTVAKFALSKLPRDHGVKVVLTGEGADEHFAGYPYFPAEFLCEPDLALPDTTLSSDNELREAMRQTTDAEMRAIWRNIGANQYDGRLDHPSLSDANARGMAESILAWHPTQGLFAPWVQSKFQDLDCRATLITSHPASVRAKMRGRWHPLHTALYMWNKSCLANVLLSCLGDRTEMAHSVEARTPFLDHHLAEYVNRLPPSLKLSYNPAETATPKQGEKQGPLWKTAGSGLHSLTEKWILREAVRPFITDELYRRRKHPFLAPTKWPKGGPLNRMFETLLTRQAVEGLGFVNWAAVEHALQKGFGDHADPKAFRTLSYVAAWVTLGEKFAVGQSKVNGSA